Proteins from one Deltaproteobacteria bacterium genomic window:
- a CDS encoding tripartite tricarboxylate transporter permease, protein MLQAFVGGLAQVFTATTFTLMMVGIVIGFAVGILPGLGGPVTLALMLPFIFKMEAVEAFAFLLGMSAVTATTGDITSILFGIPGEAITASTIVDGHPMAKKGEAGRALGASLMSSLVGAVFGAFALALAIPIVRPLVLAIGSPEFFMLALLGVTFLASLSGTAVIRGLTAAALGLMLATVGLDPISGIERFTFDSLYLWDGIKLVPVTLGLFAIPEIIELSVKGSSISEEKVETLGGVMEGVKDTFRHWGLVLRCSAIGTYIGIIPGMGGAVSQWVAYAHAVQTSPDKERFGKGAVEGVLGPGAANNSNLGGALVPTIAFGVPGSVTMAILLGAFIIQGLVPGPPMLEPASRGGHLDLTFSFVWIVVVSNIITVSICFIFLKQLARITEVRGSLVLPFLLVLIYLGGFAQNNAFEDLIVVLAFGLVGWIMVQLDWPRPPLLLGLVLGSLAEKNLFLATDNYGWGWVGFPGVLVIGAIILAGILYPIYQRRREARRQAAGAVSTPIPVAVPEMEAAEAPKGLTVWHIAFTAVLLAGFAWGVWEARDWGYRASLFPWVIGFPGIVLCLAQLEIDVMGFLRQRKEAVAAAGADPLVIRRTVTIVGWILGFFASIWLFGFPITVPLCTFLFLKVGAGEKWPISIILTLLAWAGFYAVFEYSLSLPFPPGTLIEMFTG, encoded by the coding sequence ATGCTTCAGGCCTTTGTGGGAGGCCTAGCACAAGTTTTTACCGCTACGACCTTCACGCTCATGATGGTGGGCATCGTGATCGGGTTCGCCGTGGGTATCCTGCCCGGGCTTGGCGGACCGGTCACCCTGGCGCTGATGCTGCCGTTCATCTTCAAGATGGAGGCGGTGGAAGCCTTCGCCTTCCTGTTGGGCATGTCCGCGGTGACGGCCACCACGGGAGACATCACCTCCATCCTGTTCGGCATCCCCGGGGAGGCCATAACTGCCTCCACCATCGTGGACGGCCACCCCATGGCCAAGAAGGGTGAGGCCGGCCGCGCCTTGGGCGCGTCGCTCATGAGCTCGCTGGTGGGCGCCGTCTTCGGCGCCTTCGCGCTGGCCCTGGCCATCCCCATCGTCCGTCCGCTGGTGCTCGCCATCGGCTCGCCGGAATTCTTCATGCTGGCGCTCCTGGGAGTCACCTTCCTGGCATCCCTCAGCGGTACGGCCGTCATCCGGGGCCTCACCGCCGCGGCCCTGGGGCTCATGCTCGCCACCGTGGGGCTCGATCCCATATCCGGGATCGAGCGCTTTACCTTCGACAGCCTCTATTTATGGGACGGCATCAAGCTGGTTCCGGTGACCCTTGGACTGTTCGCCATCCCGGAGATCATCGAACTCTCGGTCAAGGGTTCGAGCATATCGGAAGAGAAGGTGGAAACGCTGGGCGGCGTCATGGAGGGCGTCAAGGACACGTTTCGCCACTGGGGCCTGGTGCTTCGCTGCAGCGCCATCGGCACCTACATCGGGATCATCCCGGGCATGGGCGGCGCCGTCTCCCAGTGGGTCGCCTACGCCCACGCGGTGCAGACCTCCCCGGACAAGGAGCGCTTCGGCAAGGGGGCGGTGGAAGGCGTGCTCGGTCCGGGCGCGGCCAACAACTCGAACCTCGGCGGCGCGCTGGTGCCCACCATCGCCTTCGGCGTCCCGGGCAGCGTCACCATGGCCATCCTGCTGGGGGCGTTCATCATCCAGGGTCTCGTGCCGGGGCCGCCGATGCTGGAGCCGGCCAGTCGGGGAGGGCACCTCGACCTCACGTTCTCGTTCGTGTGGATCGTAGTGGTCTCGAACATCATCACCGTCTCCATCTGTTTCATCTTCCTGAAGCAACTGGCGCGTATCACCGAGGTGCGCGGCAGTCTGGTGCTGCCGTTCCTGCTGGTGCTCATTTACCTGGGCGGCTTCGCCCAGAACAACGCGTTCGAGGACCTCATCGTGGTGCTGGCCTTCGGGCTGGTGGGCTGGATCATGGTGCAGCTCGACTGGCCGCGCCCGCCGTTGCTGCTGGGGCTCGTGCTGGGCTCGCTGGCCGAGAAGAACCTGTTCCTTGCCACCGACAACTACGGCTGGGGATGGGTCGGCTTCCCGGGCGTGCTGGTCATCGGGGCGATTATCCTGGCGGGCATCCTCTATCCGATCTACCAGCGGCGGCGCGAGGCAAGACGGCAGGCCGCCGGGGCCGTGTCCACGCCGATCCCGGTTGCGGTCCCGGAGATGGAGGCCGCCGAAGCGCCCAAAGGCCTCACCGTTTGGCACATCGCCTTCACGGCAGTCCTCCTCGCGGGATTCGCATGGGGCGTCTGGGAGGCGCGGGACTGGGGCTATCGCGCCAGCCTTTTCCCTTGGGTCATCGGTTTCCCGGGCATCGTGCTCTGCCTGGCGCAGCTCGAAATCGACGTCATGGGTTTCCTGCGGCAACGGAAGGAGGCGGTGGCAGCCGCGGGAGCGGATCCGTTGGTCATACGGCGGACGGTGACCATCGTGGGCTGGATTCTCGGCTTCTTCGCTTCCATCTGGCTGTTTGGCTTCCCCATCACCGTGCCGCTGTGCACGTTCCTCTTCCTCAAGGTGGGCGCCGGCGAGAAATGGCCCATCAGCATCATCCTCACGCTGTTGGCCTGGGCGGGTTTCTACGCCGTCTTCGAGTACTCGTTGAGCCTGCCGTTCCCGCCGGGAACGCTGATCGAGATGTTCACGGGATAG